A single genomic interval of Coturnix japonica isolate 7356 chromosome 14, Coturnix japonica 2.1, whole genome shotgun sequence harbors:
- the LITAF gene encoding lipopolysaccharide-induced tumor necrosis factor-alpha factor isoform X1 produces the protein MSPSRDAAGAARRTTLLCPAVSACHQSSLLKHLEAAFGTGLQEDKTCGLFLPQLFCAHLFQSYIMSAPSGFPAPSAPPSYEETVGINVNYPHPYPVPEPGLKPGGKGMDSPQYSGQPMPTASPVTVQTVYVQQPVVVFYDRPVQMSCPSCNQMIMTRPCFEAGALTWLSCGGLFLLGCIAGCCLIPFCIDALKDVEHFCPNCNAHVGSYKRL, from the exons ATGTCCCCGAGTCGGGACGCCGCAGGAGCCGCGCGGCGAACGACGCTCCTCTGTCCTGCAG tCAGTGCTTGCCACCAGTCTTCCCTTTTGAAGCATTTGGAAGCAGCGTTTGGGACTGGGCTTCAAGAAGACAAAACTTGTGGGCTGTTTCTGCCTCAGCTCTTCTGTGCCCATTTGTTTCAGTCAT ATATAATGTCTGCTCCCAGTGGCTTTCCTGCCCCATCTGCACCACCTTCATATGAGGAGACAGTAGGAATCAATGTGAACTATCCTCATCCCTACCCTGTTCCAGAACCTGGCCTCAAACCAGGTGGGAAGGGAATGGACTCTCCCCAGTACTCAGGACAGCCTATGCCAACAGCAAGCCCTG TTACAGTTCAGACGGTGTATGTGCAGCAACCAGTAGTGGTGTTCTATGACCGCCCAGTTCAGATGAGTTGTCCTTCCTGTAACCAGATGATCATGACACGTCCCTGCTTTGAGGCAGGAGCATTGACTTGGCTGTCATGTGGGGGCCTCTTCCTGCTGGG gtgCATAGCTGGCTGTTGTTTAATTCCCTTTTGCATTGATGCTCTGAAAGACGTGGAACACTTCTGTCCAAATTGCAATGCCCATGTTGGCTCTTATAAGCGTTTGTAG
- the LITAF gene encoding lipopolysaccharide-induced tumor necrosis factor-alpha factor isoform X2 gives MSAPSGFPAPSAPPSYEETVGINVNYPHPYPVPEPGLKPGGKGMDSPQYSGQPMPTASPVTVQTVYVQQPVVVFYDRPVQMSCPSCNQMIMTRPCFEAGALTWLSCGGLFLLGCIAGCCLIPFCIDALKDVEHFCPNCNAHVGSYKRL, from the exons ATGTCTGCTCCCAGTGGCTTTCCTGCCCCATCTGCACCACCTTCATATGAGGAGACAGTAGGAATCAATGTGAACTATCCTCATCCCTACCCTGTTCCAGAACCTGGCCTCAAACCAGGTGGGAAGGGAATGGACTCTCCCCAGTACTCAGGACAGCCTATGCCAACAGCAAGCCCTG TTACAGTTCAGACGGTGTATGTGCAGCAACCAGTAGTGGTGTTCTATGACCGCCCAGTTCAGATGAGTTGTCCTTCCTGTAACCAGATGATCATGACACGTCCCTGCTTTGAGGCAGGAGCATTGACTTGGCTGTCATGTGGGGGCCTCTTCCTGCTGGG gtgCATAGCTGGCTGTTGTTTAATTCCCTTTTGCATTGATGCTCTGAAAGACGTGGAACACTTCTGTCCAAATTGCAATGCCCATGTTGGCTCTTATAAGCGTTTGTAG
- the LOC107320555 gene encoding LOW QUALITY PROTEIN: ubiquitin carboxyl-terminal hydrolase 42-like (The sequence of the model RefSeq protein was modified relative to this genomic sequence to represent the inferred CDS: deleted 1 base in 1 codon; substituted 1 base at 1 genomic stop codon), with translation MTIVNKPKSSKSKKSSSRRSGRSKKPTTKMKSRNWGRIPPGKDPNQGRGGAIYCTSSERSKRFTLKDLVINDGIAPPQRILFPPEKICMDWQQTQTVGVGLFNLGNTCFINSALQCLTYTPPLANYMLSLEHTQSCNCQGFCMMCTMETHINRVLCCAHVAIKPAFIVHELKRIGRHFRFGAQEDAHEFLRFTVEAMQQACLHGCAMLDRSSQATTIIHQIFGGFLRSRVKCLNCKAVSDTYEAFLDIPLDIRAASSVTKALEQFVKPEQLDGENCYKCSKTQNSSRLNGNGSSKEDASTVGVTLKRPSSAPPTACVQNWAITRPSITNPSKKQKITISIHNKLPARQTASQPDCRALEEEAELNKSVPSFTFTDSSAAESTSNASMLFANNVSKQDAMDEILFEPVLNGNLKLSSDNPVSYGTEPSGKSESSSLFTRNCNIISSNGILIGKVCTLQNSHSSYQNAEEERSQHELPTNDTLNGANSLDNEPKLNGLKLDDSSCQFPPAKPSEMLFSKTNGVLETMPIALSPDPQEMILDSFTYGQLNSLSEEISVPGPQESSENNSLMETVMMEALLVYEESRKLPSDLSLEAGNLFIQPDSETIFTKEEVAEGIITKADNAQPNINGQHKVRKRSLDIEDEFLDKKESEHCGNKLRRLKEPDLISKEIPLYIKGSPETEKELGQASSIKSDAECSSKKPACLDTADKCQDTKDISTNYVEVPPVNDSSITKLDKVLESQFSRENEGPTHRNCEENKHRKKDKYIYDSKKTDKEHYRRKREHSDTEEREKQNSKPDVHSLKRMCYHSVETNKQSRYKQEHCNANKYRSSYTGRNSPDVSRNSGKYYRSRSRGREQDRNRYYHSKRERTWSRERYYQDESWRWQKCRHYNDYYYSHARRDSRERKFSHYNKDFDRSSQAYSRSHKDYHYKSRWPHNSLSREEDLRHFSSHRTDSRHCSVPQQQQSGKYSHKGRVIPPVITRSNFEYSSPKNGKQSDRKRKYEGSSESETERKSRKVEKEVLDDEKMKKYKKVKKKKKSKDKHREKDYKLYDSDFSVLHFDNDNRKRKKKMKKKKHIRKLKGFLEYLDPRFLKKTWEKEGSCSFADCLCEQYRNGRSIQPLIQPSKEGKPSCVSEIKNXISITSMERIKAYQVCLIIKKSDLPFGRSEKMLSEYPEKISNEDFSCLDKDAEIFLL, from the exons ATGACCATAGTTAACAAACCAAAATCTTCAAAGTCTAAAAAGTCCTCATCGAGGCGATCTGGTAGATCCAAGAAGCCCACCACTAAAATGAAGTCACGCAACTGGGGCCGGATACCACCTGGAAAAGATCCGAACCAGGGACGTGGTGGTGCTATTTATTGTACATCATCTGAAAGATCTAAACGTTTTACCCTTAAGGATTTAG TCATTAACGACGGAATTGCTCCACCACAAAGGATTCTTTTTCCACCTGAGAAGATTTGTATGGATTGGCAGCAAACACAAACTGTTGGAGTTGGACTCTTCAATCTTGGCAATACGTGTTTTATTAATTCTGCTCTACAGTGTTTGACTTACACACCCCCACTTGCCAACTACATGCTTTCCCTTGAGCACACCCAGTCGT GCAATTGTCAAGGCTTCTGCATGATGTGCACTATGGAAACTCACATTAACCGAGTCCTGTGTTGTGCTCATGTTGCCATCAAGCCTGCATTTATTGTCCATGAACTTAAAC GAATAGGAAGACATTTCCGCTTTGGTGCTCAGGAAGATGCGCACGAGTTCTTGCGCTTCACTGTTGAAGCTATGCAGCAAGCGTGTTTGCATGGATGCGCCAT gTTAGACAGATCTTCTCAAGCAACCACCATCATTCATCAAATATTTGGAGGATTTCTAAGATCCAGAG tGAAGTGCTTGAACTGCAAAGCAGTTTCGGATACATATGAGGCATTCCTTGATATACCTCTGGATATAAGG GCAGCTTCATCTGTTACCAAAGCTTTAGAACAATTTGTGAAACCCGAACAGCTGGATGGTGAAAATTGCTATAAATGTAGCAA aacacagaattcaAGTCGTTTAAATGGAAATGGATCTTCAAAAGAGGATGCCAGTACTGTTGGTGTCACCTTAAAAAGGCCATCTTCAGCTCCACCCACAGCTTGTGTTCAAAACTGGGCAATTACCAGGCCTTCAATAACTAACCCatcaaaaaaacagaaaatcactaTCAGTATTCATAACAAATTGCCTGCGCGTCAGACAGCGTCACAGCCTGACTGCCGTGCTCTGGAGGAGGAGGCGGAGCTAAACAAGTCTGTTCCTTCATTCACATTTACAGATTCTTCTGCAGCAGAGTCTACCTCAAATGCATCAATGTTATTTGCTAATAATGTTTCCAAACAAGACGCTATGGATGAAATCCTTTTTGAGCCAGTGTTGAATGGAAATCTTAAACTCAGCTCTGATAATCCAGTCTCTTATGGTACAGAGCCTTCAGGAAAATCAGAGTCGTCGTCCTTATTTACAAGGAATTGCAACATAATATCTTCTAATGGAATTTTGATTGGAAAAGTCTGTACATTGCAGAATTCCCATTCTTCCTATCAGAATGCTGAAGAGGAAAGATCCCAGCATGAGCTGCCAACAAATGATACACTAAATGGTGCTAATAGTTTAGATAATGAGCCTAAATTGAATGGACTGAAACTTGATGATTCCAGTTGCCAATTCCCACCTGCTAAACCTTCCgaaatgttattttctaaaACCAATGGAGTGCTTGAAACA ATGCCTATAGCTTTGTCTCCGGACCCTCAAGAAATGATCTTAGATTCCTTTACATACGGCCAGTTGAACAGCTTGTCAGAGGAAATAag TGTCCCTGGACCTCAGGAATCTTCGGAGAACAATTCTCTTATGGAAACAGTAATGATGGAAGCTCTGTTGGTCTATGAAGAATCCAGGAAACTTCCTTCTGACTTGAGCCTTGAGGCTGGGAATCTTTTTATTCAACCAGATTCTGAAACCATTTTTACCAAAGAAGAAGTTGCTGAAGGTATTATAACAAAAGCTGATAATGCACAA CCCAATATCAATGGTCAGCACAAGGTTAGGAAAAGATCCTTGGACATTGAAGATGAATTCCTTGACAAAAAAGAGTCTGAGCACTGTGGTAACAAACTTAGAAGATTAAAAGAACCCGatctcatttcaaaagaaattccTTTGTATATCAAAGGGTCTCCTGAGACTGAAAAGGAATTAGGGCAGGCTTCCTCTATAAAGTCTGATGCTGAATGTAGTTCTAAAAAACCTGCATGTCTGGATACTGCAGATAAATGCCAAGATACAAAGGACATATCTACTAACTACGTAGAAGTACCACCTGTCAATGACTCTTCTATTACAAAGCTGGATAAAGTTTTGGAAAGTCAATTTTCTAGAGAAAACGAGGGACCGACTCATAGgaattgtgaagaaaataagcatagaaaaaaagataaatatatatatgattcTAAAAAAACCGACAAAGAGCATTACcgaagaaaaagagaacactCTGATACCGAAGAGAGGgagaagcaaaacagcaaaccaGATGTTCATTCCCTCAAGAGGATGTGCTATCACAGTGTGGAAACAAATAAGCAAAGTCGCTATAAACAGGAGCACTGCAATGCAAACAAATACAGATCTTCCTATACTGGAAGAAACAGCCCTGATGTCAGCAGAAACTCAGGGAAATATTACAGATCTAGAAGCAGAGGACGAGAACAAGACAGGAACAGATATTACCATTCCAAAAGAGAGAGAACTTGGAGCAGAGAAAGATACTATCAAGATGAATCCTGGAGATGGCAAAAATGCAGACACTACAACGATTACTATTATTCTCATGCAAGAAGAGATAGTCGAGAAAGAAAATTCTCCCATTACAATAAAGATTTTGACAGATCGAGTCAAGCTTACAGCAGGTCACATAAGGATTATCATTACAAAAGCAGGTGGCCTCACAACTCACTCTCTAGAGAAGAGGACCTACGTCACTTTAGCAGCCACAGAACAGACTCACGGCACTGTTCAGtacctcagcagcagcaatctggAAAATACTCTCACAAAGGACGTGTAATTCCACCTGTGATAACTCGTTCAAATTTTGAGTACTCTTCCccaaaaaatggaaaacaaagcgacagaaaaagaaaatatgaaggaaGTAgtgaaagtgaaacagaaaggaaaagcagaaaggtaGAGAAAGAGGTTTTGGatgatgaaaagatgaaaaagtaCAAGAaagtcaagaagaaaaagaagtccaAAGATAAACATCGAGAGAAGGATTACAA ACTTTATGATTCAgatttctctgtgctccactTTGACAATGACAATCGCAAAcgtaagaaaaaaatgaaaaagaagaaacacatcaGGAAATTGAAAGGCTTCTTGGAATATTTAGATCCTCgtttcttgaagaaaacatgGGAGAAGGAAGGATCTTGCTCTTTTGCTGACTGTTTATGTGAGCAATACAGAAATGGACGCAGTATACAACCCCTTATACAACCCAGCAAGGAAGGGAAACCTTCCTGCGTGAGTGAAATCAAGAACTAAATCTCCATTACATCCATGGAGCGTATTAAAG CTTACCAAGTGTGTTTGATAATCAAGAAATCAGATCTTCCTTTCGGTCGTAGTGAGAAGATGCTGTCGGAGTACCCAGAGAAGATAAGTAATGAGGACTTCAGCTGCCTAGACAAggatgcagaaatatttcttctttga